In Melanotaenia boesemani isolate fMelBoe1 chromosome 16, fMelBoe1.pri, whole genome shotgun sequence, the following proteins share a genomic window:
- the LOC121655610 gene encoding uncharacterized protein LOC121655610 isoform X1: MLEPPLCLRPSLVLREIRYLHKVEPVYATVSCLSLWMDTSSASPSSSMLAGPSSLWRLAERRSRKAGSGNIFSNVNLWQLQRLFRAAGDQDAEQRAQLVWGHRDETELAQALIGMRARTHRRGLRANGRDALGSHWLRAFNHLRIGENTQSSEGKDADKESDPEPGAQRSPEPLKHTSGGTSGRGTDTTVVVTENHNPAETSERTARTNSGMRRGRGNNPERYLHRILH; encoded by the exons AGTAGAGCCTGTGTATGCCACCGTTTCTTGCCTCTCTCTCTGGATGGATACCAGCTCAGCTTCACCTTCGTCCTCAATGTTGGCGGGTCCTTCCTCATTGTGGCGTCTGGcggagaggaggagcaggaagGCTGGATCAGGGAACATTTTCAGCAACGTGAATCTGTGGCAGCTCCAGAGACTGTTCAGGGCTGCAGGGGACCAGGATGCTGAGCAGAGAGCCCAGCTGGTTTGGGGACACAGAGATGAAACTGAACTGGCTCAGGCCTTAATAGGCATGAGGGCTCGAACTCACCGGAGAGGGCTGCGGGCCAATGGGAGAGATGCACTGGGCTCACATTGGCTGCGAGCCTTCAATCACCTCAG GATCGGGGAGAACACGCAGAGCAGCGAGGGGAAGGATGCTGACAAAGAGAGTGATCCTGAGCCAGGAGCACAGAGAAGTCCAGAGCCCCTTAAACACACCTCAGGAGGAACCTCAGGAAGAGGAACAGACACTACTGTGGTTGTCACTGAGAACCATAACCCTGCAGAGACATCTGAAAGAACAGCCAGAACCAACTCAGGAATGAGGAGAGGACGAGGAAACAATCCAGAGAGATATCTCCATCGAATACTACATTGA
- the LOC121655610 gene encoding uncharacterized protein LOC121655610 isoform X2: MDTSSASPSSSMLAGPSSLWRLAERRSRKAGSGNIFSNVNLWQLQRLFRAAGDQDAEQRAQLVWGHRDETELAQALIGMRARTHRRGLRANGRDALGSHWLRAFNHLRIGENTQSSEGKDADKESDPEPGAQRSPEPLKHTSGGTSGRGTDTTVVVTENHNPAETSERTARTNSGMRRGRGNNPERYLHRILH; encoded by the exons ATGGATACCAGCTCAGCTTCACCTTCGTCCTCAATGTTGGCGGGTCCTTCCTCATTGTGGCGTCTGGcggagaggaggagcaggaagGCTGGATCAGGGAACATTTTCAGCAACGTGAATCTGTGGCAGCTCCAGAGACTGTTCAGGGCTGCAGGGGACCAGGATGCTGAGCAGAGAGCCCAGCTGGTTTGGGGACACAGAGATGAAACTGAACTGGCTCAGGCCTTAATAGGCATGAGGGCTCGAACTCACCGGAGAGGGCTGCGGGCCAATGGGAGAGATGCACTGGGCTCACATTGGCTGCGAGCCTTCAATCACCTCAG GATCGGGGAGAACACGCAGAGCAGCGAGGGGAAGGATGCTGACAAAGAGAGTGATCCTGAGCCAGGAGCACAGAGAAGTCCAGAGCCCCTTAAACACACCTCAGGAGGAACCTCAGGAAGAGGAACAGACACTACTGTGGTTGTCACTGAGAACCATAACCCTGCAGAGACATCTGAAAGAACAGCCAGAACCAACTCAGGAATGAGGAGAGGACGAGGAAACAATCCAGAGAGATATCTCCATCGAATACTACATTGA